The region CTAAGTCTTTTAATTTCTAACAAAAAGAaaattacttttataattttaaattgttgttAAAAAACCATTCCCTAtatttttcatgtatttttatCAATAACTGTATATTTAGGGTGTGCCTCGTATTTTCGGAGAAACAGATGGCGACATTGTGACGAGGAGGATCACGACGTCGTGACGATGCGACTCGAAACGTCACGACGAGGCGAAAACGACATCACGACTTGTTCTTCCATTTGGCAGCCACGTTTTAGACTTCAAACAGGACTTCTTCTCCCAATTAGATTCTGATTATTCTagagatattttagtatgattagaactctaatcttaGTCTGTTTAAAGGGGCCATTATATTCCTAATTTGAGTAGCCAAAAATTGATACGCCAATTAGCAAGGGGTTTTCTTTGAGGGCAACAAGATGTATTTGGGGTTTTGGATAATGTACGAGTTGTACATTTAAGTTTACTTTCTCCCTATTgtactattatttatttactcatttagtgaaaattCGAAACCTCTTTTACCTGTGATTTTTCCCTCTTTGAgggttttccatgtaaaataattGTATTCGTTACTCTTCACTTTTAATAGCTCGTTGTTTATACGGGTTGATTCCCAacagtatatatttttattattttgtcaattattactattttattatgcATGTAGCGAGTTTATAATATTATCgataattattatatatacattttaattgattacatattgtataaaaataaatataaacatataaaattataaattatttttatataagttatgtCACACATGTGattacaaaattatataaaaatatatttgtgcaaaaattatgtaaaagtgaATAAGGATTTAGTATCTTAGTATAAATTCTACATTCTGTAGTTTAATTATAAGTTTAAATTGACAAGATTATCTAAATATGCTAAAAAGATCAATTGagaaattaggttttttttttaatttatcgatCTACGTTGTTTTTTGGGAGAGAAAAGACAATGTGTCCTCCAGGGTGCATTTTCACTGATCTGGCAAGGAAAGCACGCCCTGTAGAACACATTTTCTTCTCTTTCATAAAAGCGCGTCCTAAGTGGCATGTTTTCTCTACCAGGTCAGTGAAAACAGTTCTGTAGGACGCATTTTCTGTCCAACGGTAACATTTCCTAACAAGTAATAATTCCAACGACTATGGAGTCCCAATAGCTATAGGACTTCAACAGCCATATTTTTCCTATATAAAGCCCTCTAACTCTCATTATTTTCAACTCAACTCTCAATCTTTGCAATTTGATTCTCAATTTCTTGTTCTCAATCTTTTATTCTCAATTGTCAATTCTcgattttttattctaaattcccaatttcaattttttttaaatttgtctaaatcctttgattttattttattcattcttcGATGGCAAATCAACTTATTTGTTTAAATGACAAGCACATCTCCAACGTTCAATAACAAATGGTAagaaaatgttattaaattatttaattttaaacagtTAGTTATTATGATGTTAAGaaactattattaaattatttaattttaaatagttaGTTATTATGTtgtttagattattaattttgtatgttatattttcAGTCGTAAGATCGAATTTTGGAGACGTACATAAACAACGTAAGCGAAGGTGCACCGGATGCCATTTATGGTCACTTGCGAGATGTTAGATTTTTATATGTGGCTGGCATGCTcgggaggactaaattgaatcccCCACCTATCAGTGCTTTGGCCGAAAGATGGAAACCAGAGACATacacatttcatcttccttgTGGTGAGTATACAATTACACTCGAGGATGTTAGTTTACAACTTAGTTTACTGGTCAACGGGGAAGTCGTTATGGGGCTAGTGATTAACGTCGATTGGAGTGCAACATCCGACCAACTACTAAGGAAGGTGCCAAAACGGTTTAAGGGTAGCTAGAGTGAGATGAAATGGTTGGTGGACAACTTCAAACATATCGAGGTCTCCGCAAGTGATGTTGAAAAGGAACAATTCGTGCACGTAGTCATATTGAGGTTGATCGGGGATATGCTAATGCCAGATAAACCTCGCAATCTGGTACATTTAAGGTTGATCGGTGATTATACCGTGTCGGGTTGAAGTGTAACTGAtgcttcaagtttacaaaggttatgttGCCAAGGGATGGAGCATAACTTTGACCCTAGTTGGCAGTGGTTATACAGGCAcgataatgattttttttcatcGTCAAAAGAGGATATAATATACCACCGAATCAGAAGTGCGATGGATGAAAACGAAGTGGCATTTTAGTATAATCAAGTAATTCGGTGGACATAGATAAAACGAATTACTTGATTATAGTAATATGTCATTGCGTTTTTCTTCTTTGTAGTTTTGTTTCGGTTGTGTATAACATCCTCCCCTGATGATGAGAAATTTGTTGTCGTGACCGCATAACCACTGTCAAGTGGGGGCCCATTTATGGTTCATCCCTTTATAACATTACCTTTGTAAAATTGAGGCCCTAGTTACACTTCAACTAGAGACCATATAATTACCATCAACTAGGACATTGAGTTGCAACGCAATTCAGCTTCTCGGGTGATGGCTCCATGCTCATATGCCAGATGAAATTCATAGGTCACCCAGCTTCACGGCGCCACCATaaattcaaacataccttaaaactatAACAATGTCTATCTCAAACACGAGAAAAGATAAATCTACAAACTTTTCTAACTTCAAACcgtaagaaaaaaaacaatttttaggAAAGTGAAAACAAGTCCTACAGAGCGCCTTTTCACTAATCCGGCAGAGAAAACGCACCACTTAGGACACGTTTTTATGAAAGAGAAAAAACGCGCCCTATAAGGCgcgttttcttttctctctccaaaaaacaacttaaatcaatcaatttttaaaaaaaaaaaacagcctAATTTCTCAATTGATTTTTTCCCAGCATATTTAGATAATTTTGccggtttaaaatttttttatagaaattctATAGAAGTAGAGAAAAAAAACCCCTTGTTTTCGTAATATTTCTTATAcaaaattaagttataaattagaaaaaaaaatacagcATCATGGTTTGAACTATGATCATTAGGGTGTGagcaaaaaattttaattattgttttataatGCAATTGATTTATCgtaatatttgttatattttaaataaattttttaactaaattgataTTCGATTTATTCGAGATATTACCACAATTAaagatttaaatataatatacattaattataccaaattaatctaaaaaataataattcaaaacataattatttaaatacttatattatattatttttattaaaattcgaatttttcattaaattttatgcCAATAAAATTACACTCCTTGCTTTTTAAAGCCCAAATTCAAAAAATTCCTTTAAAAAATTTCCGGACCTACTCTAGCCTCTCTTAAAACACCTCCGTCGCCGCCAGACAAGCCTCTCGGCACCACTTCCGACAGTCCGGTAAttcttgaaaccctaaacttGAAGATATCTACGGTGATTTTGAGTTATCTGGTCTCTGCTATATGTTATTTTCCGTTTTCGATCCTACTGCTTGTTACTCTTTTTTCTGCTTACTTTGTTGCGAAGGAGAATTTTTTTAAAGCTATTTGTTTAGCGGAAATAGCGGACCGTTGTTGCCGCCGTTTTCTGTTAATCTGCTACTTGCGACGGCGATCCGCTGCTATCGGTGTTAAATTTGTTCACACTGGCGGACGGGGCCGCTACGCCACCGCTATTTGAAACCCTAATCTACGTCTCACTGTTTCTTTGCTTTTGCTTTTTGTTTACAGTTTTTTGGATTTTTTGATTTCTGGGTGAAGTGCGGAAAGAGTTGCTTTCCTAAAGGGTACAGAAATCTTAACACACAGGTGCCAGAACTACCTACAATATGGTAATTTTTTACTCTAACTCTAAGCTCTTTTGGTTAAATATTGTTCTTAGAATTGCTAGTTAAGGGATTAAGGctaattttcatttcttttattaatGTACCATTTGTTGACTTGTAATGGATGAACATGTTTTCAGTCAGGCAGGAAGGAAACAGTGTTGGATTTGGCTAAGTTTGTTGACAAAGGTGTTCAGGTCAAACTCACCGGTGGTAGACAAGGTCCATTTTTAAGCTTTCGgtttctcttttatttcattcTAAAGGTCTTTATGGGAATATAAAAGGACTGATTCTTTAATCGAGAATCGGAAGTTATGTTGGGTTTAGATTACGGGTGAAGCTAGAGAATTGCCATATAGAAATAAAGTGACATTGGGAATCTAATATTTTCTCATCAACTAATAGTACTACCTCCTAGGATCTAATGTCAAGTATTCAACATGTCATGTGCTCTAGATGTATGGAAGTCGTTTTCTTTTTCCCATTGTTTGATTAATCGAGTTTATATTTCATCTATCTCATTagccttttttttcttctgtttcagTCACGGGGACCCTAAAAGGATACGACCAGCTACTGAATCTTGTCCTGGATGAAGCTGTAGAGTTTCTTCGAGGTAATTATCTGTTGCACATTTTAAACATGCTTATTGCTGTGGTTTTACATGTCTGGCTAACTTTTGAGCTATATTCTTTGATGAATGTCTGGTGCCTTGTTTCTATGAAGTCCACTGACCTGTGCCGAGTAGATTGGAATTAGATTTACCCATGTAACAGTTCATGGTTCCATGTTATCTTGCTCCTAtcattcatttttcttgaagtaccctCATTAACCCTCCAAGAACAACCAAATACTTGGAAAGCATAGAAAAATTCATCATACCCTTATCGAACGCAAATCCATATCCATCACTCACAACCAAGTCCGAGTGGCATAAGTTTAATGCgagtatcaatttttttttcctgCACTTAAATTGTTTGGAACTTCTCTTTTCTCCACCTCCTCTAAGGATTCTTCTATGAATTTTCTACTGTCAGTTCTCTTG is a window of Gossypium hirsutum isolate 1008001.06 chromosome D08, Gossypium_hirsutum_v2.1, whole genome shotgun sequence DNA encoding:
- the LOC107918492 gene encoding sm-like protein LSM7, whose product is MSGRKETVLDLAKFVDKGVQVKLTGGRQVTGTLKGYDQLLNLVLDEAVEFLRDQDDPLKTTDQTRRLGLIVCRGTAVMLVSPTDGTDEIANPFIQPDGA